A single genomic interval of Flavobacterium sp. N2820 harbors:
- a CDS encoding DUF6266 family protein, producing the protein MGTYNKGILGAFYGKVGPVVGATWRGKDVMRSLPKRSNRMATVIQQQQRTKFAMVTEFLSGIQPVIKRYFGGDTGLKTRRNQAMSYLIKEAIVFNDPDLEWDYAKVLVTKGDLLGINNGQVVAGTGQNLDFTWADNSAQGEATIDDKLVLVVYEPTLKVSVYSLNAGTRASAAASLVLPNYLSGLQVHVWAAFVAANDKRYATSMYLGPVTVG; encoded by the coding sequence ATGGGAACGTACAACAAGGGCATCTTAGGTGCATTTTATGGAAAAGTAGGTCCGGTAGTGGGCGCTACATGGCGTGGTAAAGACGTAATGCGTAGTTTACCGAAACGCAGCAACCGAATGGCGACTGTAATTCAACAACAGCAAAGAACAAAGTTTGCAATGGTTACCGAGTTTTTAAGCGGAATACAGCCCGTTATAAAGCGGTATTTTGGAGGCGATACAGGTTTAAAAACCCGACGCAATCAAGCCATGTCGTATTTGATCAAGGAGGCTATTGTGTTTAACGATCCTGATTTAGAGTGGGATTATGCAAAAGTGTTGGTTACAAAGGGCGATTTGCTAGGCATCAACAACGGTCAAGTAGTGGCTGGAACCGGTCAGAACTTAGATTTTACTTGGGCTGACAACAGTGCACAAGGCGAGGCAACCATCGACGACAAGCTTGTTTTAGTGGTCTATGAGCCTACTCTAAAGGTTTCGGTCTACAGTTTAAATGCTGGAACCAGGGCTAGTGCAGCGGCTTCGCTAGTGTTACCTAATTATTTATCGGGTTTACAAGTGCATGTTTGGGCGGCTTTTGTTGCGGCAAACGACAAGCGCTATGCCACGAGTATGTACTTGGGTCCCGTAACCGTGGGGTAA
- a CDS encoding helix-turn-helix domain-containing protein — protein sequence MTEKKINQLISHQLVKAREELGFTQMKVQNDKIMRQSTLSKIENGAKNISAAKLFLLATYYKKSIEYFFEK from the coding sequence ATGACAGAAAAAAAAATCAACCAACTCATTTCGCATCAATTAGTTAAAGCCAGAGAGGAATTAGGTTTTACACAAATGAAAGTACAAAACGATAAAATTATGCGCCAAAGTACTTTATCTAAAATTGAAAACGGAGCGAAAAATATAAGTGCTGCTAAATTATTCCTTTTAGCAACATATTACAAAAAATCTATTGAATACTTTTTTGAGAAATAA
- a CDS encoding DNA cytosine methyltransferase has protein sequence MKEKITIDEFDGKKFKIRFVEEDDNRKAVLTHYLHNYHNGIKKHYEKEALEYLNQIIEYLNQDEDLNLVSDVALQQLLFEVENVPFPMPKDYKFKFIDLFAGIGGFRLALQNLGGKCVFTSEWDENAKKTYRANFGETPFGDITKESTKSFIPNDFNVLCGGFPCQPFSHAGLKKGFEDIRGTLFFDVADIINRRIENKNPIDVIFLENVKGLKNHDKGNTLKTIIKTLNNLGYEVKTEILNSKNFGVPQNRERIFIVAWLKNKNKTFKFPLGIDSENNIIFEKDNLYKIKSTKVGDILIKNPDAKYTISDRLYAGHLRRRKEHKEKGNGFGFSSFTKNSAYTSTISARYYKDGSEILIEQKDANPRKLTPREAANLQGYPNNFVIPVSDTQAYKQFGNSVSVPVIQVVFNEIKEQLL, from the coding sequence ATGAAAGAGAAAATAACGATTGATGAATTTGATGGGAAAAAATTTAAAATTCGCTTTGTAGAGGAAGATGATAATAGAAAAGCTGTGCTAACTCATTATCTTCACAATTATCATAATGGTATTAAAAAACATTATGAAAAAGAAGCACTAGAATACTTAAATCAAATCATAGAATACTTAAATCAAGATGAAGATTTAAATTTAGTCAGTGATGTAGCTTTACAACAATTATTATTTGAAGTTGAAAATGTACCTTTTCCAATGCCAAAAGATTACAAATTTAAATTTATCGATTTATTTGCAGGAATTGGTGGTTTTAGATTAGCATTACAAAACTTAGGCGGCAAATGTGTTTTCACCAGTGAATGGGATGAGAATGCTAAAAAAACATATAGAGCTAATTTTGGTGAAACACCTTTTGGAGATATTACTAAAGAAAGTACAAAATCATTCATACCCAATGATTTCAATGTTCTTTGTGGAGGATTCCCTTGTCAACCTTTTTCTCATGCAGGATTAAAGAAAGGATTTGAAGATATAAGAGGAACTTTGTTTTTTGATGTCGCAGATATCATAAATAGAAGAATTGAAAATAAAAATCCAATAGATGTAATATTCTTAGAGAATGTTAAAGGATTAAAAAATCATGATAAAGGAAATACTCTAAAAACAATTATAAAAACTCTTAATAATCTTGGATATGAAGTAAAAACTGAAATTTTAAATTCAAAAAATTTTGGTGTTCCACAAAATCGTGAACGAATTTTCATTGTTGCTTGGCTAAAAAATAAAAATAAAACGTTCAAATTCCCTTTAGGTATAGATTCTGAAAATAATATAATTTTTGAAAAGGATAATTTATACAAAATTAAATCTACTAAAGTTGGAGATATTTTAATTAAAAATCCTGATGCAAAATATACTATTTCTGACAGATTGTATGCAGGACATTTAAGGAGAAGGAAGGAACATAAAGAAAAAGGTAATGGTTTTGGATTTTCATCTTTTACCAAAAACTCAGCTTACACAAGTACTATTTCTGCAAGATACTATAAAGATGGGAGTGAAATTTTAATTGAGCAAAAAGATGCAAATCCAAGAAAACTAACACCTAGAGAAGCGGCAAATTTACAAGGTTATCCAAATAATTTTGTTATTCCAGTTTCAGATACTCAAGCATATAAACAATTTGGAAACAGTGTCTCTGTTCCTGTTATACAAGTAGTTTTTAATGAAATAAAAGAACAATTATTATGA
- a CDS encoding helix-turn-helix domain-containing protein — protein sequence MKTEVDILKTELSALKNDLAQLKQQANTNIWYDGADLKQLFNFSESTLIRYRKNKQIPFTKLGGRYFYPKSFFTKSLLEKMENKHLL from the coding sequence TTGAAGACAGAAGTTGACATTTTAAAAACAGAACTGAGTGCGTTAAAAAATGATTTAGCGCAACTTAAGCAACAAGCAAATACTAATATTTGGTATGACGGAGCCGATTTAAAACAGCTGTTTAATTTTAGCGAATCCACATTGATTCGTTATCGTAAGAACAAACAAATCCCATTTACAAAGTTGGGCGGTCGGTATTTTTATCCTAAAAGTTTTTTTACCAAATCATTGCTCGAGAAAATGGAAAACAAGCACTTGTTGTAA
- a CDS encoding McrB family protein, protein MILNDLNRLGLEVREKIKNYDNKELILSDSFKNEFSNFLLSNSKDKIEYQKFTSVVTTPKDLKIIFPNQWFYIASFFYDFLNSLWKYKEIINELNFSDEIIKNLRNSSTNEEIDILLKSKLDNEVDLNYFKLFLTNYEWWFGSKTIDRGDFFVSSVLNLSKVVNVSHSYLADLAYYLSKDKNLKDLISKDYNNFSVENSVSNEIILLENKNLRAILKSSFDYLIDNYGENKVLFGYEIKDAKIENREYKGLSLPEYFGFEILIGIFDNIQNGESLKSSGTLRFINEELTILNKPNCYFTSQWNESNNRGLTLGNFNNFLSKISDGTLKIIKDEKEFKLIKLTKITSTSPLKKLEQIIYYGAPGTGKSHKVDQEIQNLDSHFYERVTFHPEYDHSSFIGGYKPKTDQKGEIKYEFVPQVFINIYERAWNDEKNHYYLIIEEINRGNCAEIFGDIFQLLDRTSNYNVSPSTELRLYLENVLTNKKGIINGLKLPSNLTIYATMNTSDQSLFPMDSAFKRRWDWEYIPIIYKNEKNKDDDNLSFKFIVEIDEETSFEWIEFIEKINLNHIMDNESLGMDKCLGNYFIKPDLVDNHISLKSFINKVIFYLWNDVFKDEDSIIFKGLAYEKFFPIDDKGKEAVIKILNTLDVTINKKQ, encoded by the coding sequence ATGATATTAAACGACTTAAATAGATTAGGATTAGAAGTTAGAGAAAAAATAAAAAATTATGATAATAAAGAATTAATTTTATCAGATTCTTTTAAAAATGAATTTTCAAATTTTTTATTATCTAATTCTAAAGACAAAATTGAATATCAGAAATTTACCTCTGTAGTTACTACTCCAAAAGATTTAAAAATAATTTTTCCAAATCAATGGTTTTATATTGCTTCATTTTTTTATGATTTTTTAAATTCTTTGTGGAAATACAAGGAAATAATTAATGAGCTAAACTTTTCTGACGAAATCATTAAAAATTTAAGAAATAGTTCTACAAATGAAGAGATAGATATATTATTAAAATCTAAATTGGATAATGAAGTCGATTTAAATTATTTTAAATTATTTCTAACGAATTATGAATGGTGGTTTGGAAGTAAAACAATAGATAGAGGTGATTTTTTTGTATCCTCAGTTCTAAATTTATCTAAAGTAGTTAATGTTTCTCATTCTTATTTAGCTGATTTAGCTTATTATTTGAGTAAAGATAAAAATCTTAAAGATTTAATATCAAAAGATTACAACAATTTTAGTGTTGAAAATTCTGTAAGTAACGAAATAATATTATTAGAAAATAAAAACTTAAGAGCCATCTTAAAAAGTTCTTTTGATTATTTAATTGATAACTATGGGGAAAATAAGGTTCTTTTTGGATATGAAATTAAAGATGCTAAAATTGAAAATAGAGAATATAAGGGATTGTCATTGCCTGAATATTTTGGTTTTGAAATTTTGATTGGTATTTTTGATAATATTCAAAATGGAGAAAGCCTTAAATCTAGTGGAACACTGAGATTTATAAACGAAGAATTAACCATTTTGAATAAACCTAATTGCTACTTTACCTCTCAATGGAATGAAAGTAATAATAGAGGTTTAACTTTGGGAAATTTTAATAATTTTTTAAGTAAAATTTCTGATGGTACTCTAAAAATTATAAAGGATGAAAAGGAGTTTAAACTTATTAAACTAACAAAGATAACATCTACTTCACCTTTAAAAAAACTTGAACAAATAATTTATTATGGTGCTCCAGGTACTGGAAAATCACATAAAGTAGATCAAGAAATACAAAACTTAGATTCTCATTTTTATGAAAGAGTAACATTTCATCCAGAATACGATCATTCGAGTTTTATAGGAGGATATAAACCCAAAACAGATCAAAAAGGAGAAATTAAATATGAATTTGTACCTCAAGTATTTATAAATATTTATGAAAGAGCTTGGAATGATGAAAAAAATCATTATTACTTAATAATTGAAGAGATAAATAGAGGTAATTGTGCTGAAATTTTTGGAGATATTTTTCAGCTATTAGACAGAACAAGTAATTATAATGTTTCACCATCCACAGAATTGAGGCTATATCTTGAAAACGTACTTACTAATAAGAAAGGAATAATTAATGGTTTAAAACTACCTTCTAATTTGACAATTTATGCCACTATGAATACCTCAGACCAATCTTTATTTCCAATGGATAGTGCATTTAAAAGAAGATGGGATTGGGAATATATTCCGATAATTTATAAAAATGAAAAAAACAAAGATGATGATAACTTATCATTTAAATTTATTGTAGAAATTGATGAAGAAACATCTTTCGAATGGATAGAATTTATTGAAAAAATAAATTTGAATCATATTATGGATAATGAGTCACTAGGTATGGATAAATGTTTGGGTAATTATTTCATAAAACCTGATTTAGTAGACAATCACATTTCGTTAAAGTCATTTATAAATAAAGTTATTTTCTATTTATGGAATGATGTGTTTAAAGATGAAGATAGTATCATTTTTAAAGGCTTGGCTTATGAAAAGTTCTTTCCAATCGACGACAAAGGTAAAGAAGCAGTAATTAAAATTCTAAATACACTAGATGTTACAATAAATAAAAAACAATAA